The window ACCTGGCCGACCACTGGTGCCAGAAAGGTCACATCGTACACTGCCTGGAGGGCGAATTCGTCAACGAGCAGCAGGACGGCGCCAAGACCGTCATGCGCCAGGGGATGACCTACGTCGTATCCGATGGGGCCAGCTCGCACCGCTCGCGGACTGAAAACGGGGCGACCCTGCTGATCGTCGACGGCGATTTTTTAAAGCTATAAGCCAAAGGGATAGAAACCCGGTTTTTTAATGAGCCGTCATTGAAAATACGAATTAGGATGAAAACACTACACGTCACCGAGCGAAGCTCCTGGCGGGCCTGGCTGCGGGCCCACGGCGAAAAGGAAAAAGAGATCTGGCTGGTATTTTATAAAAGGCACACCGGCAAGAAGCGGCTGGAGTACGACGACGCCGTCGAGGAGGCGCTCTGCTTCGGCTGGATCGACAGCATTATCAAGCGCCTCGACGAGGTTGGCGGCCTTCCAGGCCGGGTAGCCTACACCCACCAGTACGCAGAGGCCAATGCCGGC of the Candidatus Aminicenantes bacterium genome contains:
- a CDS encoding DHCW motif cupin fold protein, whose amino-acid sequence is MNQPVIPYQAIDWTSVPRMEYKGESGTSFWRTLQLPGLRIRIVEYSPGYLADHWCQKGHIVHCLEGEFVNEQQDGAKTVMRQGMTYVVSDGASSHRSRTENGATLLIVDGDFLKL